In a genomic window of Xylophilus rhododendri:
- a CDS encoding ComEA family DNA-binding protein produces MFKKIIAVFLMLASSLAFAAADANKATAAELDGISGIGPATSKLILDARASGAFKNWDDFIARVKGVGDSRAAKLSAAGLTIDGASYTPGTTATKPVGEKVKDGAKAAVEKTKELGREAKDKVTGK; encoded by the coding sequence ATGTTCAAGAAGATCATCGCCGTATTCCTGATGCTGGCCAGCAGCCTGGCCTTCGCCGCAGCCGACGCCAACAAGGCGACCGCGGCCGAACTCGACGGCATCAGCGGCATAGGCCCGGCCACGTCCAAGCTCATCCTCGACGCGCGCGCCAGCGGCGCCTTCAAGAACTGGGATGACTTCATCGCCCGCGTCAAGGGCGTCGGCGACAGCCGCGCCGCCAAGCTGTCGGCGGCAGGCCTGACGATCGACGGCGCCAGCTACACCCCCGGCACCACCGCCACCAAGCCGGTCGGCGAGAAGGTCAAGGACGGCGCCAAGGCCGCCGTCGAGAAGACCAAGGAACTCGGCCGCGAAGCCAAGGACAAGGTCACCGGCAAGTAA
- a CDS encoding integration host factor subunit beta — protein sequence MTRSDLVEELAARFAQLTHRDAETAVKTVLDAVADALVRGHRIEIRGFGSFTVNHRPPRMGRNPRSGESVAIPEKRVPHFKPGKALREAVDARTTALKAGPATDA from the coding sequence ATGACCCGCTCCGACCTCGTCGAGGAACTCGCCGCCCGCTTCGCCCAGCTCACCCACCGGGACGCCGAAACCGCCGTCAAGACCGTGCTGGATGCCGTGGCGGACGCCCTGGTGCGCGGCCACCGCATCGAGATCCGCGGCTTCGGCAGCTTCACCGTCAACCACCGTCCGCCGCGCATGGGGCGCAACCCGCGCAGCGGCGAAAGCGTGGCGATTCCCGAGAAGCGGGTGCCGCATTTCAAGCCCGGCAAGGCGCTGCGCGAAGCGGTGGATGCACGCACTACCGCCCTGAAGGCCGGCCCCGCCACGGACGCCTAG
- a CDS encoding Na+/H+ antiporter subunit E, with translation MRKLLPAPLLSLALALLWLVLWDEHGPVVWLGAIAVGLAVPVLTAGLRPSRPHARRPLLALALLWRVTVDATRSCLEVAWLLLTRRAGDIPSGFLRVPLLLQDSHALATLAVIVSAVPGTALAELAADRSALLLHVFDTRDNERLLAHIRLHYEQPLREIFET, from the coding sequence ATGAGGAAGCTGCTGCCCGCGCCCCTGCTCTCGCTCGCCCTGGCCCTGCTCTGGCTGGTGCTGTGGGACGAACACGGCCCGGTCGTCTGGCTGGGCGCCATCGCCGTCGGCCTGGCCGTGCCAGTGCTCACCGCCGGGCTGCGTCCTTCGCGCCCGCATGCGCGGCGGCCGCTGCTGGCGCTGGCGCTGCTGTGGCGGGTCACGGTCGATGCCACCCGCTCCTGCCTGGAAGTCGCCTGGCTGCTGCTGACCCGCCGCGCCGGCGACATCCCCTCCGGCTTCCTGCGTGTGCCGCTGCTGCTGCAGGACAGCCACGCCCTGGCCACCCTGGCCGTCATCGTCTCGGCCGTGCCCGGCACCGCGCTGGCGGAGCTCGCGGCCGACCGCAGCGCGCTGCTGCTGCATGTGTTCGACACCCGCGACAACGAACGCCTGCTGGCCCATATCCGCCTCCATTACGAACAACCCCTGCGGGAGATCTTCGAGACATGA
- a CDS encoding O-linked N-acetylglucosamine transferase, SPINDLY family protein, protein MSPSTTRELALATQLFQAGRHVAAAAALRQILARDARVSKAYELLAYLAGNQGRLAECESLLRQAQALPGCSAEACFYLGRVLLQQGRAAEALAPLARSMELGGEFFEAWHELGVSHSALGEEQKALDCFLRAERLQPRSHELQTNLASCLAALRRHEEALRHGQAAIAIEPRWAPAWTGLGQTLSELHRLPEALQSFDRALAFAPGDAIACKGKAIALTRAGRHAEALAAYRALARVAPGTDYLPGQLLLGSMRLCDWSDWRQRLDAVLQAVDAGQRAAAPFALLATPASPAQLLRAATVFSLDLCPPVPASAWTATMPPAILGPRLRIAYFSADFGDHPTSQLIAGLLEQHDRQRFEVFAFSLARRPETAMRQRIRAAVDHFVEVADRSDAEAAALAREHGIAIAIDLMGFTEGCRPRIFAQRAAPLQLSYMGFACTMGSGFMDYLVADATLVTEQDRVHYSEKILTLPDSYQANDDRKPIAAASSSRADWGLPEQGFVFACFNGLVKITPDLLDSWVRVLRQVPGSVLWLLAGPQPACRALEAEAVSRGLEAGRIVWAEALPLDRHLARHAHADLFLDTFHFNAHTTCSDALWAGLAVLTVPGASFASRVAASLLKAAGLPEMVVDSVKAYEQKAVALARAPEEIRALRERLEAGRRTMPLFDTRRFARRLESAFEAVWARQLQGLAPDHIDLADT, encoded by the coding sequence ATGAGCCCTTCCACCACACGTGAACTGGCCCTGGCAACGCAGCTGTTCCAGGCAGGCCGGCATGTGGCCGCGGCCGCCGCGCTGCGGCAGATCCTGGCGCGGGATGCCAGGGTGTCCAAGGCCTATGAGCTGCTGGCCTATCTGGCGGGCAACCAGGGGCGGCTGGCCGAATGCGAGTCCCTGCTGCGGCAGGCGCAGGCCCTGCCGGGCTGCTCGGCCGAGGCCTGCTTCTATCTGGGCCGGGTGCTGCTGCAGCAGGGCCGGGCCGCCGAGGCGCTGGCGCCCCTGGCGCGCAGCATGGAACTGGGTGGCGAGTTCTTCGAGGCCTGGCACGAGCTGGGTGTCTCGCACAGCGCTTTGGGTGAGGAGCAGAAAGCCCTCGACTGCTTTCTGCGCGCCGAGCGCCTGCAGCCGCGATCGCACGAACTCCAGACCAATCTGGCCAGCTGCCTGGCCGCGCTGCGCCGCCATGAGGAGGCGCTGCGCCACGGCCAGGCGGCCATCGCCATCGAGCCGCGCTGGGCGCCGGCCTGGACCGGCCTGGGCCAGACCCTCTCGGAACTGCACCGCCTGCCCGAGGCGCTGCAGAGCTTCGACCGGGCCCTCGCGTTTGCGCCGGGCGATGCCATTGCCTGCAAGGGCAAGGCGATCGCCCTGACCCGCGCCGGCCGCCATGCCGAGGCCCTGGCTGCCTATCGCGCGCTGGCCCGGGTCGCACCTGGCACCGACTATCTGCCGGGCCAGCTGCTGCTGGGTTCGATGCGCCTGTGCGACTGGTCGGACTGGAGACAGCGGCTCGACGCCGTGCTGCAGGCCGTTGATGCGGGACAGCGCGCCGCCGCGCCCTTCGCGCTGCTGGCCACGCCGGCCAGTCCGGCGCAGCTGCTGCGTGCCGCGACCGTCTTCTCGCTCGACCTTTGCCCGCCGGTGCCGGCCTCGGCCTGGACGGCGACCATGCCGCCGGCGATCCTGGGGCCACGCCTGCGCATCGCCTATTTTTCCGCGGACTTCGGCGACCACCCGACGTCGCAGCTGATCGCCGGTCTGCTGGAACAGCACGACCGCCAGCGCTTCGAGGTCTTCGCGTTCTCGCTCGCCAGGCGGCCCGAGACGGCGATGCGCCAACGTATCCGGGCCGCGGTGGATCACTTCGTGGAAGTCGCCGACCGCTCCGACGCCGAGGCCGCCGCCCTGGCGCGCGAACACGGCATCGCCATCGCCATCGACCTGATGGGTTTCACCGAAGGCTGCCGGCCGCGCATCTTCGCGCAGCGCGCCGCGCCGCTGCAACTGTCCTACATGGGCTTCGCCTGCACCATGGGCAGCGGCTTCATGGACTATCTGGTGGCGGACGCCACCCTGGTCACCGAGCAGGACCGGGTTCACTACAGCGAGAAGATCCTCACCCTGCCCGACAGCTACCAGGCCAATGACGACCGCAAGCCCATCGCCGCAGCGTCATCCAGCCGCGCCGACTGGGGCCTGCCCGAGCAGGGTTTCGTGTTCGCCTGCTTCAACGGCCTGGTGAAGATCACGCCCGACCTGCTCGACAGCTGGGTGCGGGTGCTGCGCCAGGTGCCGGGCAGCGTGCTCTGGCTGCTGGCCGGCCCGCAGCCGGCATGCCGGGCCCTGGAGGCCGAGGCCGTGTCGCGCGGGCTGGAGGCCGGGCGCATCGTCTGGGCCGAGGCCCTGCCGCTGGACCGCCACCTGGCCCGCCATGCCCACGCGGACCTGTTCCTCGACACCTTCCATTTCAATGCCCACACCACCTGCAGCGATGCGCTCTGGGCAGGGCTTGCCGTGCTGACGGTGCCGGGGGCCAGCTTCGCCTCGCGTGTGGCGGCCAGCCTGCTGAAGGCCGCCGGCCTGCCGGAGATGGTGGTGGATTCGGTGAAGGCCTATGAACAGAAGGCCGTGGCGCTGGCCCGGGCTCCGGAGGAAATCAGGGCCTTGCGCGAAAGGCTGGAAGCAGGACGCCGGACGATGCCGCTGTTCGATACGCGGCGTTTCGCCCGGCGCCTGGAGTCCGCCTTCGAGGCCGTCTGGGCGCGTCAGCTGCAGGGGCTGGCGCCGGACCACATCGACCTGGCGGATACGTGA
- a CDS encoding LapA family protein: MKYLVWLLKAAIFFTLFAFALNNQQDATVNFFFGTRWQAPLVLVVLTAFALGIACGVLGMVPRWWKHRNAARRAQMQPEKAAPAAAASTPNATTVPIEQVRHGL; this comes from the coding sequence ATGAAATACCTCGTATGGCTGCTGAAGGCGGCCATTTTTTTTACCCTCTTCGCTTTCGCGCTGAACAACCAGCAGGACGCGACGGTGAACTTCTTCTTCGGCACCCGCTGGCAGGCGCCGCTGGTGCTGGTGGTGCTGACCGCCTTCGCGCTGGGCATCGCCTGCGGCGTGCTCGGCATGGTGCCGCGCTGGTGGAAGCACCGCAACGCGGCGCGCCGCGCCCAGATGCAGCCTGAAAAGGCCGCGCCGGCCGCAGCCGCCAGCACCCCGAACGCCACGACGGTACCGATCGAACAGGTACGCCATGGACTCTGA
- a CDS encoding monovalent cation/H+ antiporter subunit D gives MSPQHLVVAPVLLPMLAAALMLLGGTGRYRLQAWLGIAATGLGLILSVFLLLRVGAGGADGSPAVYLAGNWKAPFGIVLVADRLSAFMLVLMHAVALAGLVFSTARWQRVGVHFHPLFQLQVMGLAGAFLTGDLFNLFVFFEILLAASYGLLLHGSGGARVQAGMHYVALNLAASSLFLVGAALVYGSTGTLNMADLAQRIPRLLPGDAALARTGAALLAVTFLTKAAAWPLNFWLVRAYAAATPPSAALFAVMSKVGLYALLRLGTLCFPGSDGHDALIAMGLGTIVFGIAGLLASQRLAYLAGYALLVSSGTVLSAIGLEAPRLTGAALYYLASSTLAASAFLLLTDLIERWRNGGAAFPAHQQASQAPFLGRDLKPLEGIDIDEPQEQPTGRALPGAIAALGMAFLLCALVLAGLPPLSGFTAKVALLTGLFNPLGLGHGVTDVAVLQGGSNTPGAAGWLFATLLLATGLACLVGFGRAGMRHFWTARERGVPRLRLVECAPVALLLAGCVGLTVFGGPVLAYLEQTAATLQKPQVYVQAVMRTRAVVPTEAAP, from the coding sequence ATGAGCCCGCAGCACCTGGTGGTCGCCCCCGTCCTGCTGCCCATGCTGGCCGCCGCCCTGATGCTGCTGGGCGGCACCGGCCGCTACCGGCTGCAGGCCTGGCTGGGCATCGCCGCCACCGGCCTGGGGCTGATCCTGTCGGTGTTCTTGCTGCTGCGGGTGGGCGCGGGCGGTGCCGACGGCAGCCCGGCCGTGTACCTCGCCGGCAACTGGAAGGCGCCCTTCGGCATCGTGCTGGTGGCCGACCGGCTGTCGGCTTTCATGCTGGTGCTGATGCATGCGGTGGCGCTGGCCGGCCTGGTGTTCTCCACCGCGCGCTGGCAGCGGGTGGGCGTGCATTTCCATCCGCTGTTCCAGCTGCAGGTGATGGGCCTGGCCGGCGCCTTCCTCACCGGCGACCTGTTCAACCTCTTCGTCTTCTTCGAGATCTTGCTGGCCGCCTCCTATGGCCTGCTGCTGCACGGCTCGGGCGGCGCGCGGGTGCAGGCCGGCATGCATTACGTGGCGCTCAATCTGGCGGCCTCGTCGCTGTTCCTGGTGGGCGCGGCCCTGGTCTACGGCAGCACCGGCACCCTCAACATGGCCGACCTGGCGCAACGCATTCCGCGCCTGCTGCCCGGCGACGCGGCGCTGGCACGCACCGGCGCGGCGCTGCTGGCCGTGACCTTCCTGACCAAGGCCGCAGCCTGGCCGCTCAACTTCTGGCTGGTGCGTGCCTATGCGGCCGCCACGCCGCCCTCGGCCGCGCTGTTCGCGGTGATGAGCAAGGTGGGCCTGTATGCGCTGCTGCGCCTAGGCACCCTGTGTTTTCCGGGCTCGGACGGCCACGACGCGCTGATCGCCATGGGCCTGGGCACCATCGTCTTCGGCATCGCCGGCCTGCTGGCCTCGCAGCGACTGGCCTATCTGGCGGGCTATGCGCTGCTGGTGTCATCCGGCACGGTGCTCTCGGCCATCGGCCTGGAGGCGCCGCGCCTGACCGGCGCCGCCCTCTACTACCTGGCCAGTTCCACTCTCGCGGCCAGCGCCTTCCTGCTGCTGACCGACCTGATCGAGCGCTGGCGCAACGGCGGCGCGGCCTTTCCCGCCCACCAGCAGGCCAGCCAGGCGCCCTTCCTGGGCCGTGACCTCAAGCCGCTGGAAGGCATAGACATCGACGAGCCTCAGGAGCAACCCACCGGCCGCGCCCTGCCCGGCGCCATCGCCGCCCTGGGCATGGCCTTCCTGCTGTGCGCCCTGGTGCTGGCCGGACTGCCGCCGCTGTCGGGCTTCACCGCCAAGGTGGCGCTGCTGACCGGCCTGTTCAATCCGCTGGGCCTGGGCCATGGCGTGACCGACGTGGCGGTGCTGCAAGGCGGATCCAACACACCCGGCGCGGCCGGCTGGCTGTTCGCCACGCTGCTGCTGGCCACCGGCCTGGCCTGCCTGGTGGGTTTCGGCCGCGCCGGCATGCGGCATTTCTGGACCGCGCGCGAGCGCGGCGTGCCGCGGCTGCGGCTGGTGGAATGCGCGCCGGTGGCACTGCTGCTGGCCGGCTGCGTGGGCCTGACGGTGTTCGGCGGCCCGGTGCTGGCCTATCTGGAACAGACCGCCGCCACGCTGCAGAAGCCGCAGGTCTATGTGCAGGCCGTCATGCGCACCCGCGCCGTGGTTCCGACGGAGGCCGCGCCATGA
- the lapB gene encoding lipopolysaccharide assembly protein LapB, with product MDSDVVIGLGWILLGLPVAFVLGWFASRFDLRQMRLENRQAPKAYFRGLNFLLNEQQDQAIDAFIEAVQNDPDTSELHFALGNLFRRRGEYERAVRVHQHLQNRGDLSRGDRDRAQHALALDYLKAGLLDRAEEALRRLEGTAYEEQARLALLAIYERSRDWQQAAAITERLTAAGQGDFTIRRAHYLCEQAVASSGTGDIDGALALLQQAAATAPGAPRPRIELALLERRRGRDEQAYEAILQLNEVAPPALPLVARALAETAIASGHAQQARELLTARYEASPSLDILDAIVALEQGTDDARGWYLRHLEREPSLVAAAKWLAGETLQHEGLHPPVQKALDHAAKPLLRYRCAACGFEAQQHFWQCPGCQTWDSYPPRRVEEL from the coding sequence ATGGACTCTGACGTCGTCATCGGCCTGGGCTGGATCCTGCTGGGCCTGCCGGTCGCCTTCGTGCTGGGCTGGTTCGCCTCGCGCTTCGACCTGCGCCAGATGCGGCTGGAAAACCGCCAGGCGCCCAAGGCCTATTTCCGCGGCCTGAACTTCCTGCTCAACGAACAGCAGGACCAGGCCATCGATGCCTTCATCGAAGCGGTGCAGAACGACCCGGACACCTCCGAACTGCACTTCGCGCTCGGCAACCTGTTCCGCCGGCGCGGCGAATACGAACGCGCCGTGCGGGTGCACCAGCACCTGCAGAACCGCGGCGACCTCAGCCGCGGCGACCGCGACCGCGCCCAGCACGCCCTGGCGCTCGACTACCTCAAGGCCGGCCTATTGGACCGCGCCGAGGAAGCCCTGCGGCGCCTGGAAGGCACGGCCTACGAAGAGCAGGCCCGGCTGGCCCTGCTGGCCATCTACGAACGTTCGCGCGACTGGCAGCAGGCCGCCGCGATCACCGAGCGCCTCACCGCCGCCGGCCAGGGCGACTTCACCATCCGCCGTGCGCACTACCTGTGCGAGCAGGCCGTCGCCAGCAGCGGCACCGGCGACATCGACGGCGCGCTGGCCCTGCTGCAGCAGGCCGCCGCCACCGCCCCCGGCGCGCCGCGCCCCCGCATCGAACTGGCCCTGCTGGAGCGCCGCCGTGGGCGCGACGAGCAGGCCTACGAGGCCATCCTGCAGCTCAACGAAGTGGCGCCGCCCGCCCTGCCCCTGGTGGCCCGCGCCCTGGCCGAAACCGCCATCGCCAGCGGCCACGCACAGCAGGCGCGCGAACTGCTCACCGCCCGCTACGAAGCCTCGCCCTCCCTCGACATCCTCGACGCCATCGTGGCGCTGGAACAGGGCACCGACGACGCCCGCGGCTGGTACCTGCGCCACCTGGAACGCGAGCCGTCCCTGGTCGCCGCCGCCAAGTGGCTGGCCGGCGAGACCCTGCAGCACGAAGGCCTGCATCCCCCCGTGCAGAAGGCGCTGGACCATGCCGCCAAGCCCTTGCTGCGCTACCGCTGCGCCGCCTGCGGCTTCGAGGCGCAGCAGCATTTCTGGCAATGCCCGGGCTGCCAGACCTGGGACAGCTATCCGCCGCGCCGCGTCGAAGAGCTGTGA
- a CDS encoding monovalent cation/H+ antiporter subunit A, with the protein MLLTALLVLPFLGSLAAALLPTRARNTGALLAGAIALVGTGLTVSTFPALLQAVGSTALQTRIDWMPSIGLSFSLRLDGMAWLFCLLIYAMGALVALYARYYLSPKDPVPRFYAFMLAFMGSMVGVVLAGHLVVLAFFWELTSFFSFLLIGYWYHRRDARCGARNALLVTGTGGLCLLAGLLLMGHIAGGYDMDTVLAAGDRLRAHPLYLPMLVLVLLGALTKSAQFPFHFWLPQAMAAPTPVSAYLHSATLVKAGVFLLARFWPVLSGTDAWFWMVGGAGLATLLIGAWAALFQNDLKGLLAYSTLSHLGLITLLFGLNSNTAAVAGVFHILNHATFKASLFMAAGIVDHESGTRDIRKLSGLWRLMPITGTLAIVASASMAGVPLLNGFLSKEMFFAETTFVTATPWVEWLLPVAATLAGALSVAYALRFVFDVFFGPKAALKSPKTPHEPVRWMRLPIELLVLACLVVGVAPQGSIGHILDVAARPVLGGEVPEYSLAIWHGFNLPLMMSLAAFAGGIALYFLRPWLAHGASDHVPIIGRLSGQRALHWLLVQLARKSRDLRLLLDTHRLQPQLRWLLGAALIGGTWAMSTYLPAGPARATLPVDPAFALLWTIGGICAIGTAWAARRRRLAALTLSGGTGLCCCLTFVWCSAPDLALTQLTVEIATTVLLLLALRWLPRPPARPIEMHAGRQLRRLRDLLLALGIGAGLSALAWWTMTRPLTHSVSDFYLKNSQSEAGGANVVNVMLVDFRGFDTFGESVVLAIVALTVYALLRRFRPARAALALPAQQRELPETSTDLVNPRHVHDTAVGYLTIPAVLVRLLLPLAAAVAAWLFLRGHNAPGGGFVAALVLAIAILLQYLVSGTQWVDARVGLRPRRWIATGMLLLLATGAGAWVWGYPFLTSHTVHLPWPGPDGVHLPSAFFFDLGVFAVVVGTTLMMLTSVAHQSVRAHRASARGGEEDKPRRHGQAAEAATAAQGND; encoded by the coding sequence ATGCTGCTGACCGCACTCCTGGTCCTGCCCTTTCTCGGCAGCCTGGCGGCGGCCCTGCTGCCGACCCGCGCCCGCAATACCGGCGCCCTGCTGGCGGGCGCGATCGCGCTGGTGGGCACCGGCCTCACCGTGTCGACCTTTCCCGCGCTGCTGCAGGCCGTGGGCAGCACCGCCCTGCAAACTCGCATCGACTGGATGCCCAGCATCGGCCTGAGCTTTTCCCTGCGCCTGGACGGCATGGCCTGGCTGTTCTGCCTGCTGATCTACGCCATGGGCGCGCTGGTCGCCCTGTATGCCCGCTACTACCTCTCGCCCAAGGATCCGGTGCCGCGTTTCTACGCCTTCATGCTGGCCTTCATGGGCTCGATGGTGGGCGTGGTGCTGGCCGGCCACCTGGTGGTGCTGGCCTTCTTCTGGGAGCTGACCAGCTTCTTCTCCTTCCTGCTGATCGGCTACTGGTACCACCGGCGCGATGCCCGCTGCGGCGCCCGCAACGCCCTGTTGGTGACCGGCACCGGCGGGCTATGCCTGCTGGCCGGCCTGCTGCTGATGGGCCATATCGCCGGCGGCTACGACATGGACACGGTGCTGGCCGCCGGCGACCGCCTGCGCGCCCATCCGCTGTACCTGCCGATGCTGGTGCTGGTGCTGCTGGGCGCGCTGACCAAGAGCGCCCAGTTCCCCTTCCACTTCTGGCTGCCGCAGGCCATGGCCGCGCCCACGCCCGTGTCGGCCTACCTGCATTCGGCCACGCTGGTGAAGGCCGGCGTGTTCCTGCTGGCGCGTTTCTGGCCGGTGCTCTCGGGCACCGACGCCTGGTTCTGGATGGTGGGCGGCGCCGGCCTGGCCACGCTGCTGATCGGCGCCTGGGCCGCGCTGTTCCAGAACGACCTGAAGGGGCTGCTGGCCTATTCCACGTTGTCGCACCTGGGGCTGATCACCCTGCTCTTCGGGCTCAACAGCAATACCGCGGCGGTGGCGGGCGTGTTCCACATCCTCAACCACGCCACCTTCAAGGCCTCGCTCTTCATGGCCGCCGGCATCGTGGACCACGAGAGCGGCACCCGCGACATCCGCAAGCTTTCTGGCCTGTGGCGGCTGATGCCGATCACCGGAACCCTGGCCATCGTGGCGAGTGCGTCGATGGCCGGCGTGCCGCTGCTCAACGGCTTTTTGTCCAAGGAAATGTTCTTCGCCGAGACCACCTTCGTCACTGCCACGCCCTGGGTGGAGTGGCTGCTGCCGGTGGCCGCCACGCTGGCCGGGGCGCTGAGCGTGGCCTATGCGCTGCGTTTCGTCTTCGATGTGTTCTTCGGCCCGAAGGCGGCCTTGAAGTCGCCGAAGACACCGCACGAGCCGGTGCGCTGGATGCGCCTGCCGATCGAGCTGCTGGTGCTGGCCTGCCTGGTGGTGGGTGTGGCGCCGCAGGGCTCCATCGGCCACATCCTCGACGTCGCCGCGCGGCCGGTGCTGGGCGGCGAGGTGCCGGAATACAGCCTGGCGATCTGGCACGGCTTCAATCTGCCCTTGATGATGAGCCTGGCGGCCTTCGCTGGCGGCATCGCGCTGTACTTCCTGCGGCCCTGGCTGGCCCATGGCGCATCGGACCATGTGCCCATCATCGGCCGGCTCAGCGGCCAGCGCGCCCTGCACTGGCTGCTGGTGCAGCTGGCCCGCAAATCGCGCGACCTGCGCCTGCTGCTCGACACCCACCGGCTCCAGCCGCAGCTGCGCTGGCTGCTCGGCGCCGCGCTCATCGGCGGCACCTGGGCCATGTCCACCTACCTGCCCGCCGGCCCGGCGCGCGCCACGCTGCCGGTGGACCCGGCCTTCGCCCTGCTCTGGACCATCGGCGGCATCTGCGCCATCGGCACCGCCTGGGCGGCGCGGCGGCGCCGGCTGGCCGCCCTCACCCTGTCGGGCGGCACTGGCCTGTGCTGCTGCCTGACCTTCGTCTGGTGCTCCGCGCCCGACCTGGCCCTGACCCAGCTCACCGTCGAGATCGCCACCACCGTGCTGCTGCTGCTGGCCCTGCGCTGGCTGCCGCGCCCGCCGGCCCGGCCGATCGAGATGCATGCCGGCCGCCAGCTGCGCCGCCTGCGCGATTTGCTGTTGGCGCTCGGCATAGGCGCCGGCCTGTCGGCCCTGGCCTGGTGGACCATGACCCGGCCGCTGACCCACAGCGTCTCGGACTTCTACCTGAAGAACAGCCAGTCCGAGGCCGGTGGCGCCAATGTGGTCAATGTGATGCTGGTGGACTTCCGCGGCTTCGACACCTTCGGCGAATCGGTGGTGCTGGCCATCGTGGCGCTCACCGTCTATGCCCTGCTGCGGCGCTTCCGCCCGGCGCGCGCGGCCCTGGCGCTGCCGGCCCAGCAACGCGAGCTGCCCGAAACCAGCACCGACCTGGTCAACCCGCGCCATGTGCACGACACCGCCGTCGGCTATCTCACCATCCCCGCCGTGCTGGTGCGCCTGCTGCTGCCGCTGGCCGCGGCCGTCGCGGCCTGGCTCTTCCTGCGCGGCCATAACGCGCCGGGCGGCGGCTTCGTGGCCGCGCTGGTACTGGCCATCGCCATCCTGCTGCAATACCTGGTGTCGGGCACGCAGTGGGTGGATGCGCGGGTCGGCCTGCGGCCGCGCCGCTGGATCGCCACCGGCATGCTCCTGCTGCTGGCCACCGGCGCCGGCGCCTGGGTCTGGGGCTATCCCTTCCTCACCAGCCACACGGTGCACCTGCCCTGGCCGGGCCCGGACGGCGTGCACCTGCCCAGCGCCTTCTTCTTCGACCTGGGAGTGTTCGCGGTGGTGGTCGGCACCACGCTGATGATGCTCACCTCCGTCGCCCACCAGTCGGTGCGCGCCCACCGCGCCTCGGCGCGCGGCGGCGAGGAAGACAAACCCCGCCGCCACGGCCAGGCCGCCGAGGCCGCGACCGCCGCGCAAGGAAACGACTGA